Proteins co-encoded in one Arthrobacter globiformis genomic window:
- the thiC gene encoding phosphomethylpyrimidine synthase ThiC: MDAAQSEAAGDAAGRLTQSLKSHSLAYLEGDGLRVPVTEIALEPSPNGEQNAPLRVYRTAGPGSDPVVGLAPFRSEWIAARADTETYDGRERNLLDDGKSAVRRGAASAEWKGARPVPRRAAEGKTVTQMHYARQGTITPEMRFVALRENCDVELVRSELAAGRAIIPSNINHPESEPMIIGKAFLVKINANIGNSAVTSSIAEEVDKLQWATQWGADTVMDLSTGDDIHTTREWLIRNSPVPIGTVPIYQALEKVNGEANALTWEIFRDTVIEQCEQGVDYMTIHAGVLLRYVPLTANRVTGIVSRGGSIMAGWCLAHHQENFLYTHFDELCEIFAKYDVAFSLGDGLRPGATADANDAAQFAELDTLAELTQRAWEYDVQVMVEGPGHIPFHLVRENVERQQELCKGAPFYTLGPLVTDVAPGYDHITSAIGATEIARYGTAMLCYVTPKEHLGLPNKDDVKTGVITYKIAAHAADLAKGHPGANERDDALSKARFEFRWRDQFALSLDPVTAESFHDETLPAEPAKTAHFCSMCGPKFCSMRISQDIRNEYGSAEAQAALAEMAEGMREKSQEFLAAGGKVYLPELRLPESAPN, from the coding sequence ATGGATGCAGCCCAAAGTGAAGCCGCCGGTGATGCTGCCGGCCGTCTCACGCAGTCGCTGAAATCCCATTCACTGGCCTATCTGGAGGGGGACGGCCTGCGGGTTCCGGTAACGGAAATCGCCTTGGAGCCATCACCGAACGGCGAGCAGAACGCTCCGCTGCGGGTTTACCGCACGGCGGGTCCGGGCAGCGACCCGGTGGTGGGCCTCGCGCCGTTCCGTTCGGAATGGATTGCGGCACGGGCAGACACGGAGACGTACGACGGACGTGAACGGAACCTGCTCGACGACGGCAAGTCAGCCGTGCGCCGCGGCGCCGCTTCCGCCGAATGGAAGGGCGCCAGGCCGGTGCCCCGCCGTGCGGCGGAAGGCAAGACCGTGACGCAGATGCACTATGCCCGGCAGGGCACCATCACGCCCGAAATGCGTTTCGTGGCCCTCCGCGAAAACTGCGATGTGGAACTGGTCCGCAGCGAACTCGCCGCGGGACGGGCCATCATCCCCTCCAACATCAACCACCCGGAATCCGAACCGATGATCATCGGCAAGGCGTTCCTGGTGAAGATCAACGCCAACATCGGCAACTCGGCCGTCACCAGCTCCATTGCGGAGGAGGTGGACAAGCTCCAGTGGGCCACCCAGTGGGGCGCAGACACGGTCATGGACCTGTCCACGGGCGACGACATCCACACCACCCGTGAGTGGCTCATCCGCAACTCCCCCGTGCCGATCGGCACGGTGCCGATCTACCAGGCCCTGGAAAAAGTCAACGGTGAAGCGAACGCCCTCACCTGGGAAATCTTCCGCGACACCGTCATCGAACAGTGCGAACAGGGTGTGGACTACATGACCATCCACGCCGGCGTGCTGCTGCGGTACGTGCCGCTCACGGCGAACCGCGTGACCGGCATTGTTTCCCGCGGCGGCTCGATCATGGCCGGCTGGTGCCTTGCCCACCACCAGGAAAACTTCCTGTACACCCACTTTGACGAGCTGTGCGAGATCTTCGCCAAGTACGACGTCGCCTTCTCACTGGGCGACGGCCTCCGGCCGGGCGCGACGGCGGACGCCAACGACGCCGCGCAGTTCGCCGAACTGGACACCCTGGCTGAGCTGACCCAGCGGGCCTGGGAGTACGACGTGCAGGTCATGGTGGAAGGGCCGGGGCACATACCGTTCCACCTGGTGCGGGAGAACGTTGAGCGCCAGCAGGAGCTTTGCAAGGGTGCGCCCTTCTACACGCTGGGCCCGCTGGTCACGGACGTGGCCCCCGGCTACGACCACATCACCTCGGCCATCGGCGCCACCGAGATCGCCCGCTACGGCACGGCCATGCTGTGCTATGTCACGCCCAAGGAACACCTAGGCCTGCCGAACAAGGACGATGTGAAGACCGGCGTCATCACGTACAAGATCGCCGCCCACGCGGCCGACCTTGCCAAGGGGCACCCCGGCGCGAACGAGCGGGACGATGCACTGTCCAAGGCCCGGTTCGAGTTCCGGTGGCGCGACCAGTTCGCCCTGTCGCTGGACCCGGTGACGGCCGAGTCCTTCCACGACGAGACCCTGCCGGCGGAACCTGCCAAGACGGCGCATTTTTGTTCGATGTGCGGGCCCAAGTTCTGCTCCATGAGGATCAGCCAGGACATCCGGAACGAGTATGGCTCCGCCGAGGCGCAGGCCGCCCTCGCCGAGATGGCGGAGGGCATGCGGGAGAAGAGCCAGGAATTCCTCGCTGCGGGCGGAAAGGTGTACCTGCCCGAGCTGCGGCTTCCGGAGTCAGCCCCCAACTGA
- a CDS encoding alpha/beta fold hydrolase: MYKQRVVFVHGAGNFGSAAWPRQHGMALQYDALFLRRHGFDAEAEPLETDFAEDARIVLRSLADDGRGAAGGHVVAHSQGAIAAMMAAVERPDLVFSLTLVEPACLSLTADLPATAAHRALMEPLFEVRHQLGDDDYEREFLRRAFAADTPEPSTPEAKRAARRLRLQAAPWQAPLQIVPGVPTLVLTGGWEPLYEEIAGYLRETGALHRIAAGGHRPHDSPEGDRYIRAFIAEVSRRQQPRAS; encoded by the coding sequence ATGTATAAGCAGCGGGTAGTGTTCGTCCACGGTGCCGGTAACTTCGGCTCCGCGGCGTGGCCGCGCCAGCACGGCATGGCCCTGCAGTACGACGCCCTGTTTCTTCGGCGCCACGGCTTTGATGCAGAGGCCGAACCGCTGGAGACCGACTTCGCCGAGGACGCCCGCATTGTGCTGCGGTCCCTGGCCGACGACGGGCGCGGGGCAGCCGGGGGCCACGTTGTGGCGCATTCGCAGGGCGCCATCGCCGCGATGATGGCCGCCGTCGAACGCCCGGACCTGGTGTTCTCGCTGACGCTCGTGGAACCGGCCTGCCTGTCGCTCACCGCCGACTTGCCTGCCACCGCCGCGCACCGCGCCCTGATGGAGCCGCTGTTCGAGGTCAGGCACCAGCTCGGCGACGACGACTACGAACGTGAGTTTTTGCGCCGCGCCTTCGCCGCGGACACACCGGAGCCCAGTACCCCCGAGGCGAAGCGGGCTGCGCGCCGGCTGCGCCTGCAGGCAGCACCGTGGCAGGCGCCGCTGCAGATTGTGCCGGGTGTTCCCACCCTGGTCCTCACCGGTGGCTGGGAGCCGCTCTACGAGGAAATCGCCGGCTACCTGCGGGAGACTGGCGCCCTGCACCGCATTGCTGCGGGTGGGCACCGGCCCCACGACTCGCCGGAAGGCGACCGCTACATCAGGGCGTTCATCGCCGAGGTCAGCCGGCGGCAGCAGCCCAGGGCCTCCTGA
- the ffh gene encoding signal recognition particle protein, translated as MFNSLSDRLTATFKNLRGKGRLTEADVDATVREIRRALLDADVAVPVVREFTGQVRERALGSEVSGALNPSQQIVKIVNEELVEILGGETRRIRMAKTGPTVIMLAGLQGAGKTTLAGKLAKWMKAQGHSPILVACDLQRPNAVTQLQVVGQRAGVPVFAPHPGATSELAHPAGDPVAVARSGVEEARQKLHDVVIVDTAGRLGVDADMMEQARQIRRAIVPNEVLFVIDSMIGQDAVNTATAFDEGVNFTGIVLSKLDGDARGGAALSVSSVTGKPVMFASTGESLDDFELFHPDRMASRILDMGDVLSLIEQAEKSWDKDEAARMAKKFADQEDFTLDDFLAQMQQIRKMGSMKKMLMMMPGAQNIRQQLEQFDEREIDRVEAIVRSMTPHERVAPKIINGSRRARIARGSGVHVSEVNGLLERFAQAQKMMKKMAQGGGMPGMPGMPGMGAGGARKGGKNAPKKKARSGNPAKAAQELREAEARRAGASKAVPTGAAFGQQSGDFDPSQLNLPKGFDKFMGGK; from the coding sequence GTGTTCAATTCACTCTCTGACCGGTTGACAGCAACCTTCAAGAACCTCCGCGGCAAAGGCCGCCTCACCGAGGCAGATGTCGACGCCACAGTCCGCGAGATCCGGCGCGCCCTGCTGGATGCGGATGTTGCCGTGCCCGTGGTCCGGGAATTCACCGGGCAGGTCCGTGAGCGCGCCCTTGGCTCCGAGGTCTCCGGGGCACTGAACCCCAGCCAGCAGATCGTGAAGATCGTCAACGAGGAGCTTGTAGAGATCCTCGGCGGCGAGACGCGGCGCATCCGGATGGCCAAGACCGGCCCCACCGTCATCATGCTCGCCGGCCTCCAGGGCGCCGGCAAGACCACCTTGGCCGGAAAGCTCGCCAAGTGGATGAAGGCGCAGGGCCATAGCCCCATCCTTGTCGCCTGTGACCTCCAGCGCCCCAATGCCGTGACGCAGTTGCAGGTTGTGGGCCAGCGCGCGGGCGTTCCCGTCTTCGCGCCGCACCCGGGCGCCACCTCCGAACTGGCCCACCCGGCCGGCGACCCCGTCGCCGTCGCACGCTCCGGCGTCGAGGAAGCGCGCCAGAAGCTGCACGACGTCGTCATCGTGGACACCGCCGGCCGCCTCGGCGTTGACGCCGACATGATGGAGCAGGCGCGCCAGATCCGCCGGGCCATTGTCCCCAACGAAGTCCTCTTCGTGATCGACTCGATGATTGGCCAGGACGCCGTCAACACGGCGACCGCTTTCGACGAAGGCGTGAACTTCACCGGCATCGTGCTGTCAAAGCTCGACGGCGACGCGCGCGGCGGTGCCGCGCTGTCCGTTTCGTCGGTCACCGGCAAACCCGTGATGTTCGCCTCGACCGGTGAAAGCCTGGACGACTTCGAACTGTTCCACCCGGACCGGATGGCCTCGCGCATCCTGGACATGGGTGACGTCCTGTCCCTCATTGAGCAGGCTGAAAAGTCCTGGGACAAGGACGAAGCCGCCCGGATGGCGAAGAAGTTCGCCGACCAGGAGGACTTCACGCTGGATGACTTCCTCGCGCAGATGCAGCAGATCCGCAAAATGGGCTCCATGAAGAAGATGCTCATGATGATGCCCGGTGCGCAGAACATCCGGCAGCAGTTGGAGCAGTTCGACGAGCGCGAGATCGACCGGGTGGAGGCCATTGTCCGCTCGATGACCCCGCACGAGCGTGTGGCACCCAAGATCATCAACGGCTCCCGCCGGGCCCGCATCGCCCGCGGCTCGGGCGTGCACGTGTCCGAGGTCAACGGGCTGCTAGAACGCTTCGCCCAGGCCCAGAAGATGATGAAGAAGATGGCCCAGGGCGGCGGCATGCCGGGAATGCCCGGCATGCCCGGCATGGGGGCCGGCGGTGCCCGGAAGGGCGGCAAGAACGCGCCCAAGAAGAAGGCCCGTTCCGGCAACCCTGCCAAGGCGGCGCAGGAGCTTCGCGAAGCGGAGGCCAGGCGGGCCGGGGCATCCAAGGCGGTGCCCACCGGAGCAGCCTTCGGCCAGCAGTCGGGCGACTTCGATCCGTCCCAGCTGAACCTGCCCAAGGGCTTCGACAAGTTCATGGGCGGCAAATAG
- a CDS encoding glucose-6-phosphate dehydrogenase — MTSQVTVKTLLILGASGDLTGRLLLPGLARLVATGRAAGLKLVGAGSDPWSREQWQERVHAAFDAAGETAGDAGKDALAAMAKSTEYHQADVTADGPLGQLLAELEGPVAVYFALPPQVSQKACEILRPEQVPAGTRLVMEKPFGSGEESARELNRTLLTLVPEDHIHRVDHFLGKATVLNILGLRFANNFLEPVWSRDHIAKVEIIFDEDLALEGRARYYDGAGALRDMIQSHLLQIMALLAVEPPATIGERDLRDAIAAVIRASSIKPPYTDSTRRARYLAGSLGGKDIPDYTAEEGVDPDRNTETLAEVHVNIDNWRWKGVPFILRSGKALGDKRKEAVVTFRPVPHLPAGFTGRDTPNTLRIGFGPDTLELDVDVNGPGDIFSLDRAALVAELNASELLPYGEVLEGVLTGDPLLSVRGDTAEECWRIVEPVLAAWAAGNVPLEEYRAGSDGPAPTEA; from the coding sequence GTGACGAGCCAAGTGACTGTAAAAACCCTGCTCATCCTCGGTGCCTCCGGCGATCTCACCGGCCGGCTTCTTCTCCCCGGCCTGGCCAGGCTGGTGGCCACCGGCCGCGCCGCCGGCTTGAAGCTCGTGGGGGCCGGTTCGGATCCGTGGTCACGGGAACAGTGGCAGGAACGCGTGCATGCCGCCTTTGACGCTGCCGGCGAAACAGCTGGCGACGCCGGCAAGGACGCGCTGGCGGCCATGGCAAAGTCCACGGAATACCATCAGGCCGACGTCACCGCGGACGGCCCGCTCGGGCAACTCCTGGCCGAACTCGAGGGCCCGGTTGCCGTCTACTTCGCCCTGCCGCCGCAGGTCAGCCAGAAGGCCTGCGAAATCCTGCGCCCGGAGCAGGTCCCCGCCGGGACACGCCTGGTCATGGAGAAGCCCTTCGGCTCCGGCGAGGAGTCCGCCCGTGAACTCAACCGGACCCTCCTGACCCTGGTCCCGGAGGACCACATCCACCGGGTGGACCACTTCCTGGGCAAGGCCACCGTCCTGAACATCCTCGGCCTGCGGTTTGCCAACAATTTCCTGGAGCCGGTCTGGAGCCGCGACCACATCGCCAAGGTGGAAATCATCTTCGACGAGGACCTGGCGCTGGAGGGCCGGGCGCGCTACTACGACGGCGCGGGCGCACTGCGCGACATGATCCAGAGCCACCTGCTGCAGATCATGGCGTTGCTGGCCGTTGAGCCGCCGGCCACCATCGGCGAGCGCGACCTCCGCGACGCCATTGCCGCCGTAATCAGGGCCAGCAGCATCAAGCCGCCCTACACGGACAGCACCCGGCGGGCGCGCTACCTGGCGGGAAGCCTCGGCGGCAAGGACATCCCCGATTACACCGCGGAGGAGGGCGTGGACCCGGACCGGAACACCGAGACCCTGGCCGAGGTGCACGTGAACATCGACAACTGGCGCTGGAAGGGCGTGCCGTTCATCCTGCGCTCCGGCAAGGCCTTGGGCGACAAGCGCAAGGAGGCCGTGGTCACCTTCCGCCCGGTTCCGCACCTCCCCGCCGGCTTCACGGGAAGGGACACCCCCAACACGCTCCGCATTGGCTTCGGCCCGGACACGCTGGAGCTCGACGTCGACGTGAACGGCCCCGGAGACATCTTCAGCCTGGACCGCGCCGCGCTCGTGGCCGAACTCAACGCCTCCGAACTGCTCCCCTATGGCGAAGTCCTGGAAGGCGTCCTGACTGGTGACCCCCTGTTGTCCGTCAGGGGCGACACCGCGGAGGAGTGCTGGCGGATCGTCGAGCCGGTGCTGGCCGCTTGGGCAGCAGGCAATGTCCCGCTGGAGGAATACCGGGCTGGCTCCGACGGGCCCGCACCCACAGAGGCTTAA
- a CDS encoding P-II family nitrogen regulator yields MKLITAIVRPEKLESIREGLEAYGVQGLTVSAASGYGRQRGYTEVYRGAEYNVDLLPKIRVEVLATDEQADDILDVIIASSNTGRAGDGKVWTVDVFEAVRVRTGERGVAAI; encoded by the coding sequence ATGAAACTGATCACAGCAATCGTTCGTCCGGAGAAGCTCGAATCGATCCGCGAAGGCCTGGAGGCCTACGGGGTCCAGGGCCTGACGGTCAGTGCGGCCAGCGGCTACGGCCGGCAGCGCGGCTACACCGAGGTCTACCGCGGCGCCGAGTACAACGTGGACCTGCTGCCCAAGATCCGCGTTGAGGTGCTGGCCACGGACGAACAGGCTGATGACATCCTGGATGTCATCATCGCCAGCTCCAACACGGGCCGCGCCGGCGACGGCAAGGTCTGGACGGTCGATGTCTTCGAAGCAGTGCGGGTGCGGACGGGTGAACGCGGCGTAGCCGCCATCTAG
- a CDS encoding ammonium transporter, with protein MELTAGLVWLLVASALVLFMTPGLAFFYGGMTRAKAALNMMMMSFVAIGTVGIMWVLWGASMATSNTDNFFQIFANPFSHFGLHNFTDPADLLKVGYAATFAIITVALISGAVADRAKFSAWTIFTPIWATLVYAPLAYMVWGGGLFSKDGWFGQTFAPVIDFAGGTVVHINAGVAGLILVLIIGNRKGFGKDPNHRPHNIPFVMLGAAILWFGWFGFNAGAAATVEQAGLIWINTLAAPAAAMLGWLAVERYRDGHPTSLGAASGVVAGLVAITPACANVSPLGAIGLGVVAGVASALAVGLKFKLGYDDSLDVVGVHLVSGVVGTVAIGFLATPTQGQAGLFYGGGTTQLVAQLLAAALSIVFTSVMTFIIAYPIHKFMGFRVSQEQEIVGVDLSLHAETAYEFGVGGHGGSFQPLHELITGSASDGKKTDDKKTEAAAGKESVGA; from the coding sequence ATGGAACTCACCGCAGGTCTCGTTTGGCTCCTGGTCGCTTCAGCGCTCGTGCTGTTCATGACCCCGGGCCTGGCATTCTTCTACGGCGGCATGACCCGTGCGAAAGCCGCCCTGAACATGATGATGATGAGCTTCGTCGCCATCGGCACCGTAGGTATCATGTGGGTCCTGTGGGGCGCTTCGATGGCTACGAGCAACACAGACAACTTCTTCCAGATCTTCGCGAACCCCTTCAGCCACTTCGGCTTGCACAACTTCACTGATCCGGCGGACCTGCTCAAAGTCGGCTACGCTGCCACGTTCGCCATCATCACCGTGGCGCTGATCTCCGGAGCCGTCGCTGACCGCGCCAAATTCTCGGCCTGGACCATCTTCACGCCAATCTGGGCCACGCTGGTTTACGCCCCCCTGGCCTACATGGTCTGGGGCGGGGGACTCTTCTCCAAGGATGGCTGGTTCGGCCAGACTTTCGCTCCGGTCATTGACTTCGCCGGCGGCACAGTTGTCCACATCAATGCCGGTGTGGCCGGCCTCATCCTTGTCCTGATCATCGGCAACCGCAAAGGCTTCGGCAAGGACCCCAACCACCGCCCGCACAACATCCCGTTCGTCATGCTGGGCGCAGCCATCCTCTGGTTCGGCTGGTTCGGCTTCAACGCCGGTGCAGCCGCGACTGTTGAACAGGCCGGCCTCATCTGGATCAACACCCTTGCGGCCCCTGCAGCCGCAATGCTTGGCTGGCTCGCTGTCGAGCGGTACCGCGACGGACACCCCACTTCCCTTGGTGCAGCATCCGGCGTCGTGGCCGGTCTGGTGGCCATCACCCCCGCCTGCGCGAACGTCTCGCCGCTCGGGGCCATCGGCCTCGGCGTGGTGGCCGGCGTCGCCTCTGCCCTGGCCGTCGGACTGAAGTTCAAGCTCGGCTATGACGACTCGCTGGACGTCGTCGGCGTTCACCTTGTCTCCGGCGTCGTCGGCACTGTGGCGATCGGCTTCCTCGCAACCCCGACCCAGGGCCAGGCAGGACTCTTCTACGGCGGCGGTACCACCCAGCTCGTCGCCCAGCTATTGGCAGCAGCCCTGTCCATCGTGTTCACCTCGGTGATGACCTTCATCATCGCCTACCCCATCCACAAGTTCATGGGCTTCCGGGTCTCCCAGGAACAGGAAATCGTAGGCGTGGACCTCAGCCTGCACGCCGAAACCGCGTACGAGTTCGGTGTCGGCGGCCACGGCGGCAGCTTCCAGCCCCTGCACGAACTGATTACCGGTAGTGCAAGCGACGGCAAAAAGACGGACGATAAGAAGACAGAAGCAGCAGCAGGTAAGGAAAGCGTGGGGGCATGA
- a CDS encoding MFS transporter encodes MTPLPRNAAGKPRFSAVRRADGARLPRDIKVMLVAAFLIALGFGLVAPVLPQFATTFDVGATAAAVIVSIFALMRLLFAPAGGALIGRLGERPVYVAGLLIVAASTAACAFAQNYWQLLVFRGLGGAGSVMFTVASMALVIRLAPPESRGRVSGAYASAFLIGNVCGPIVGGLLAGFGLRIPFLAYAGALVLAALVVQTQLSHVPGSARGQEAGAPAMKLGEAFRDSAYRAAMLSSFANGWATFGVRMATVPLFAVTALGSGPEAAGWALAVFAAGNALALTVSGRLADTLGRKPMMVAGLVVTGAATAGIGLTQGLGWFLAASMLAGVGAGMLNPAQQAAVADVIGRERSGGPVLAAYQMTSDIGAILGPVLVGLLADRLGYSWAFAATGAVLLAAALGWVAARETVQRQPDPTV; translated from the coding sequence ATGACGCCACTCCCCCGTAATGCCGCAGGCAAACCCCGGTTCAGTGCGGTCCGCCGCGCCGACGGCGCCCGGCTGCCCCGTGACATCAAGGTGATGCTCGTCGCCGCCTTCCTAATCGCTCTCGGATTCGGCCTCGTGGCACCGGTGCTGCCGCAGTTCGCCACCACATTCGACGTCGGGGCGACGGCCGCCGCCGTCATCGTCAGTATCTTTGCGCTCATGCGGCTGCTGTTCGCACCCGCCGGCGGTGCCCTGATCGGCAGGCTCGGCGAGCGGCCCGTGTATGTGGCCGGCCTGCTCATCGTCGCGGCATCCACCGCGGCCTGCGCGTTCGCCCAGAACTACTGGCAGTTGCTGGTTTTCCGCGGGCTGGGCGGCGCCGGGTCGGTCATGTTCACGGTGGCATCGATGGCGCTGGTCATCAGGCTGGCACCGCCGGAGAGCCGCGGCCGGGTGTCGGGCGCGTACGCGTCCGCGTTCCTGATCGGCAACGTCTGCGGGCCGATCGTGGGTGGCCTGCTGGCCGGCTTCGGCCTGCGTATCCCTTTCCTGGCCTACGCCGGCGCCCTCGTCCTTGCGGCTCTGGTGGTGCAGACGCAGCTCAGCCATGTTCCCGGTTCAGCCCGCGGCCAGGAAGCGGGCGCGCCCGCCATGAAACTCGGCGAGGCCTTCCGCGACAGCGCCTACCGGGCAGCCATGCTCTCCAGCTTCGCCAACGGCTGGGCGACGTTCGGCGTGCGCATGGCCACGGTGCCGCTGTTTGCCGTCACGGCCCTCGGCTCCGGGCCCGAGGCGGCCGGCTGGGCGCTGGCGGTCTTCGCTGCCGGGAACGCCCTGGCCCTGACCGTTTCGGGCAGGCTGGCGGACACTCTGGGCAGGAAGCCTATGATGGTGGCCGGCCTCGTGGTCACCGGCGCGGCGACGGCCGGGATTGGCCTGACGCAAGGGCTGGGGTGGTTCCTGGCTGCATCGATGCTGGCGGGAGTGGGAGCGGGAATGCTCAATCCGGCGCAGCAGGCCGCGGTTGCCGATGTGATCGGCCGCGAACGTTCGGGCGGCCCCGTGCTGGCGGCCTACCAGATGACGTCCGACATCGGTGCCATCCTCGGGCCGGTGCTCGTCGGTTTGCTGGCGGACCGGCTGGGCTACAGCTGGGCATTCGCAGCGACAGGCGCCGTGCTGCTGGCTGCTGCCCTGGGCTGGGTGGCAGCGCGGGAGACGGTGCAGCGCCAGCCTGACCCAACTGTGTAG
- the ftsY gene encoding signal recognition particle-docking protein FtsY, translating to MNDIIPILLPILAALVVIGGLVPVLMKARKSGNQYPGTRDANDPVEPLAGGGTLLEDRPAAPAAPAESKVPDAVDLEGLEADVPDDAAGLETIQVETPLPVAGRLTRLRERLVKSNNVLGKGLLALLSSDKIDENVWDEVEETLLLADLGTEPTMQLVDSLRERVKVLGTRDPEHVKALLREELIKIVDPSMDRSLRIERHADRPAVMMVVGVNGVGKTTTVGKLARVLVAEDKDVLLGAADTFRAAAAEQLATWGQRVGVPTVKSDIDGADPASVAYEAVKAGIEQEVDVVMIDTAGRLQNKVGLMDELGKVKRVVEKLAEVDEVLLVLDATTGQNGLNQARVFAEVVNITGIVLTKLDGTAKGGIVVAIQKSLGVPVKLIGLGEGADDLAPFETEAFVDALLN from the coding sequence GTGAATGACATCATCCCCATTCTTCTGCCCATTCTTGCTGCCCTGGTAGTTATCGGCGGGCTGGTCCCGGTGCTGATGAAGGCCCGGAAATCCGGCAACCAGTACCCCGGCACCCGGGACGCCAACGACCCCGTTGAGCCGCTCGCGGGCGGAGGCACGCTCCTTGAGGACCGCCCGGCTGCCCCTGCCGCGCCTGCCGAGAGCAAGGTTCCGGACGCCGTCGACCTTGAAGGGCTGGAAGCCGACGTCCCGGATGACGCGGCCGGCCTGGAAACCATTCAGGTGGAGACGCCGCTGCCCGTGGCCGGCCGGCTCACCCGCCTCCGGGAGCGCCTGGTCAAGTCCAACAACGTGCTCGGCAAGGGCCTACTGGCACTGCTCTCCAGCGACAAGATCGATGAGAACGTCTGGGATGAGGTGGAGGAGACCCTGCTCCTGGCCGACCTTGGCACTGAACCCACCATGCAGCTGGTGGACTCGCTCCGCGAACGCGTCAAGGTCCTGGGCACGCGCGACCCCGAGCACGTCAAGGCACTGCTCCGGGAAGAGCTCATCAAGATCGTGGACCCGTCCATGGACCGGAGCCTGCGGATTGAACGGCACGCGGACAGGCCTGCCGTCATGATGGTGGTTGGCGTCAACGGAGTAGGCAAGACCACCACCGTCGGAAAGCTGGCCCGCGTCCTCGTTGCGGAGGACAAGGACGTCCTGCTCGGCGCTGCCGACACCTTCCGCGCAGCCGCCGCCGAGCAGCTGGCAACCTGGGGACAGCGAGTGGGGGTTCCCACCGTGAAATCCGACATCGACGGCGCGGACCCGGCGTCCGTGGCCTACGAGGCCGTGAAGGCCGGCATCGAGCAGGAAGTCGACGTCGTCATGATCGACACCGCCGGCCGACTGCAGAACAAGGTCGGCCTGATGGACGAGCTCGGCAAGGTCAAGCGCGTCGTGGAAAAGCTGGCGGAGGTGGACGAGGTCCTCCTGGTGCTGGATGCCACCACCGGCCAGAACGGGCTCAACCAGGCGCGGGTCTTCGCCGAGGTTGTCAACATCACCGGCATCGTGCTGACCAAGCTGGACGGAACAGCGAAGGGTGGCATCGTCGTCGCCATCCAGAAGAGCCTCGGCGTGCCGGTCAAGCTCATCGGCCTCGGCGAAGGCGCGGACGACCTCGCACCGTTCGAGACAGAGGCTTTTGTCGACGCCCTCCTGAACTAA